Proteins from one Bifidobacterium sp. ESL0732 genomic window:
- a CDS encoding transporter substrate-binding domain-containing protein, producing the protein MRLSRLKSASLLGKKSVHRRFKSLFALACGIGLLFSASACGPTQTPPSANVPEGPTIAIAVSNDEPGLGLDHEGKYSGFDIEVAHYVAQKLGYAHKQIVFKPVNVSTAMATLEESKADMFISALPAVTSSITGRQFGTSKPYLTNPLGLMVPTRLQHDFTDISSLQGQNICTVKGTADGGKLASAISNVKIQERDTYPQCLTALLVGESNAIAADAAILHGLASSVVEHDVTVLGDGNSSSSARLAKAIARASEVQHAVMIRPSDGELTKKINTILDDMVKDGTWQKAVDSMRKDIGYTPDPALNQPVRK; encoded by the coding sequence ATGCGATTGTCAAGATTGAAATCGGCTTCATTGCTTGGTAAAAAAAGCGTGCACCGGCGTTTCAAGTCGTTATTTGCGCTTGCTTGCGGCATTGGACTGCTGTTCTCGGCCTCGGCTTGCGGACCGACGCAAACGCCGCCTTCGGCTAACGTTCCGGAGGGGCCGACCATTGCCATCGCGGTTTCGAACGACGAGCCTGGGCTTGGTCTCGACCATGAAGGCAAATATTCGGGTTTCGATATCGAGGTGGCCCATTACGTAGCCCAGAAGCTCGGCTATGCACACAAGCAGATTGTCTTCAAACCAGTGAACGTTTCCACTGCTATGGCCACTTTGGAGGAATCCAAGGCCGATATGTTCATCTCGGCGCTGCCTGCCGTCACTTCGTCCATTACCGGCCGGCAATTCGGGACGTCGAAGCCCTATCTCACCAATCCGTTGGGGCTTATGGTGCCTACGCGATTGCAACATGATTTCACTGATATATCGTCATTGCAAGGTCAGAATATCTGCACGGTCAAAGGGACTGCTGACGGGGGCAAACTGGCCTCCGCGATTTCTAACGTGAAAATCCAGGAACGTGATACCTATCCCCAATGCCTCACCGCGTTGCTTGTTGGCGAATCGAATGCCATCGCGGCCGATGCCGCCATTCTGCACGGGCTTGCTTCAAGCGTTGTCGAACATGACGTCACTGTTCTGGGCGATGGAAATTCGTCGTCTTCTGCAAGACTGGCCAAAGCGATTGCGCGGGCTTCTGAAGTCCAGCACGCCGTCATGATTCGTCCGTCAGACGGAGAACTGACCAAAAAGATCAACACCATCCTTGATGATATGGTCAAGGACGGTACCTGGCAAAAAGCCGTCGATAGCATGCGTAAAGATATCGGCTACACTCCTGACCCGGCGTTGAACCAGCCAGTCAGAAAGTGA
- a CDS encoding magnesium transporter CorA family protein: MLRMFNTINGQVEQINKLENGSWICLSNPTDVELATVSSQTGVDLADLRAPLDDEERSRVDSEDDYTMIIVDIPTVEQRDGRDHYETIPLAIIVAAHTIITVCMQDTPVLHPFMEGTIRGFNTYMKTRFVLQILYRNATMYLRYLRIIDRSSDNLELKLQHSMQNREILQLLELSKTLVYFTTSLKSNEIVMEKLRVTEKLNSLTHIKQYPEDEDLLDDVITENKQAIEMANIYSGVLANMTDASASIVSNNLNNVMRIFTIISIVLAVPTLIFSMYGMNFQDGMFGMPFTSSRWGFFIVIAISLVITGLVAWWLTRSKLFK, from the coding sequence ATGTTGAGGATGTTCAATACAATCAACGGGCAGGTCGAACAGATAAACAAGCTGGAAAACGGTTCCTGGATCTGTCTGTCCAACCCTACCGACGTCGAACTCGCCACCGTTTCCTCCCAGACCGGGGTTGATCTCGCTGATTTGCGCGCACCGTTGGATGACGAGGAACGTTCCCGTGTCGATTCCGAAGACGATTACACCATGATCATCGTCGACATCCCCACCGTCGAACAGCGCGACGGACGCGACCACTACGAGACGATTCCTCTGGCTATCATCGTTGCGGCACATACCATCATCACTGTCTGTATGCAGGACACTCCGGTACTCCATCCCTTCATGGAGGGCACCATCCGCGGTTTCAACACGTATATGAAGACACGTTTTGTATTGCAGATTCTTTACCGCAACGCCACTATGTACTTGCGTTATCTGCGTATCATCGACCGTAGTTCCGATAACCTCGAACTCAAGCTTCAGCACTCGATGCAAAACCGTGAGATTTTGCAGCTGCTCGAACTTTCGAAAACCTTGGTCTATTTCACCACCAGCCTCAAATCCAACGAGATCGTGATGGAGAAGCTGAGAGTGACCGAAAAACTCAACTCGCTGACGCACATCAAGCAGTATCCAGAGGACGAGGACCTACTGGACGACGTCATCACCGAAAACAAGCAGGCCATTGAGATGGCCAACATCTACAGCGGGGTTCTTGCCAACATGACCGACGCCTCCGCCTCGATCGTCTCCAACAACCTCAACAACGTGATGAGGATCTTCACCATCATCTCCATCGTTCTGGCGGTTCCGACCTTGATTTTCTCGATGTACGGTATGAACTTCCAGGACGGCATGTTCGGCATGCCGTTCACCAGTTCGCGTTGGGGCTTTTTCATCGTCATCGCCATCTCGCTGGTCATCACCGGGCTTGTGGCGTGGTGGTTGACCAGATCTAAGCTTTTTAAGTAG
- the leuS gene encoding leucine--tRNA ligase: protein MSDNEKGADSSANITSVPAYRYNAKMAQGIEEKWQKTWDEKGTFWAANVKGDLTDGKGKHADGRTPYFAMDMFPYPSGKGLHVGHPLGYLATDVVSRYHRMKGENVLHAMGYDAFGLPAEQYAVQTGQHPRVTTEANIANMRRQLHRMGLSFDNRRTFATIDPGYMRWTQWIFSRIYDAWYDPDFVRPDGGKGSARHIDTLIDQFKSGKRAIPGFEDSGKSWDQLTEAEQADVLNDFRLAYISKSPVNWCPGLGTVLANEEVTAEGKSERGNFPVFQRELRQWSMRITAYGHRLIEDLDIIDWPQKVKLMQRNWIGESHGASVHFKVVTSNGERDMEIYTTRPDTLFGTTFAVVSPEHDLLADAPAAWPEDTPESWKCGYATPAEGIKAYRLAAESKTAQDRVDEGGEKTGLFTGLYATNPITGDKLPLFTADYVLMDYGTGAIMAVPGGDQRDYDFAKKFGLPVIYTVKPLPDSGEDLADYEGKAPFVSHDGIVINSSTEHTQAKGDALDLNGLRVNDAIDKVNQWLESAGVGKGTVSYRLRDWLFSRQRYWGEPFPIVYGEDGVPHLLPDSMLPINLPDVPDYSPKTFDPMDAESNPEAPLSRNEDWVKVTLDLGDGPKTYYRDTNTMPNWAGSCWYYMRYLDPNDTEHMVDPDEYEYWMGPNHNKESGKTGGVDLYVGGVEHAVLHLLYSRFWHKILFDLGYVDTPEPFYKLFNQGMIQAYAYTDDRGQYVPAAEVKEGPADASGEPTFTYNGEHANREFGKMGKSLKNIITPDDMYARYGADTFRLYEMSMGPLDESRPWNDRNVVGGMRFLQRLWRNVVDENTGEVTISEEAPDAKTLKLLNNTIADVTVEMENMRPNTAIAKLIVLNNKLTGLKAVPRAAVEPLILMLSPIAPHICEELWQKLGHSDSLAHEPWPKVDERYVGEDTVTAVVQIKGKVRAKLEVSPSIDPDELKDMALKAVADRLGGKEPRKVIVKAPKIVSIVPAE from the coding sequence ATGAGCGACAATGAGAAAGGCGCGGATTCGAGCGCCAATATTACTAGTGTTCCGGCTTACCGTTACAACGCCAAGATGGCGCAGGGTATCGAGGAAAAATGGCAGAAAACATGGGATGAGAAGGGTACCTTCTGGGCTGCGAATGTCAAGGGTGATCTGACGGACGGCAAAGGCAAGCACGCCGACGGGCGTACCCCATACTTCGCGATGGATATGTTCCCCTATCCTTCCGGCAAGGGGCTGCACGTCGGCCATCCGCTGGGGTATCTCGCCACGGATGTGGTCAGCCGCTACCACCGCATGAAGGGTGAGAACGTATTGCACGCCATGGGCTACGACGCCTTCGGCCTTCCCGCCGAGCAGTACGCCGTGCAGACAGGCCAACATCCACGCGTCACGACGGAAGCCAATATCGCCAACATGCGCCGTCAGCTGCACCGCATGGGTCTGAGCTTCGACAACCGCCGCACTTTCGCCACCATCGACCCCGGCTACATGCGCTGGACGCAGTGGATTTTCTCGCGTATCTATGACGCCTGGTACGACCCCGATTTCGTCCGTCCCGACGGCGGCAAGGGTTCCGCTCGTCATATCGACACGTTGATTGATCAATTCAAGAGCGGTAAGCGCGCCATTCCCGGTTTCGAGGATTCCGGAAAATCATGGGACCAGCTCACTGAAGCCGAACAGGCCGACGTGCTCAATGATTTCCGTCTCGCGTATATCTCCAAGTCGCCGGTCAACTGGTGTCCAGGCCTAGGCACGGTGCTGGCGAACGAAGAGGTCACCGCCGAAGGCAAGTCCGAACGTGGCAACTTCCCGGTCTTCCAACGCGAGCTGCGCCAATGGTCCATGCGCATCACCGCCTACGGTCACCGCCTGATCGAGGATCTCGACATCATCGACTGGCCGCAGAAGGTCAAACTCATGCAGCGCAACTGGATCGGCGAATCCCACGGCGCTTCCGTCCATTTCAAGGTTGTCACGTCCAACGGCGAGCGCGACATGGAAATCTACACGACCCGTCCCGACACGCTTTTCGGCACCACATTCGCCGTGGTCTCTCCTGAGCATGACCTTTTGGCCGATGCCCCCGCAGCATGGCCGGAAGACACTCCGGAAAGCTGGAAGTGCGGCTATGCCACACCTGCGGAAGGCATAAAGGCGTATCGTCTCGCAGCCGAATCCAAGACCGCGCAGGACCGCGTCGATGAGGGCGGCGAAAAGACGGGCCTCTTCACCGGCCTATACGCCACTAACCCCATCACCGGTGACAAACTTCCGCTGTTCACTGCAGACTATGTGTTGATGGACTATGGCACTGGCGCCATCATGGCTGTGCCCGGCGGTGACCAGCGCGATTACGACTTCGCCAAAAAGTTCGGCCTTCCGGTCATTTATACTGTCAAGCCTCTGCCTGACTCCGGTGAGGATTTGGCCGATTACGAGGGCAAGGCACCGTTCGTCTCACACGATGGCATTGTCATCAATTCTTCGACCGAGCACACACAAGCCAAAGGTGATGCTTTGGATTTGAATGGTCTGCGCGTCAACGACGCCATCGACAAGGTCAACCAGTGGCTCGAATCCGCGGGCGTGGGCAAGGGAACCGTCAGTTACCGCCTGCGCGACTGGCTCTTCTCTCGTCAGCGCTACTGGGGCGAGCCATTCCCGATTGTCTACGGCGAGGACGGCGTACCGCATCTGCTGCCGGACTCCATGCTGCCGATCAATCTGCCCGACGTCCCGGACTACAGCCCCAAGACCTTCGACCCGATGGATGCAGAAAGCAATCCAGAGGCGCCATTGAGCCGCAATGAGGACTGGGTCAAGGTCACGCTCGACCTGGGCGACGGACCAAAGACCTACTATCGCGACACCAACACGATGCCCAACTGGGCCGGTTCCTGCTGGTATTACATGCGCTACCTCGATCCGAACGACACCGAGCATATGGTCGATCCGGACGAATACGAATATTGGATGGGTCCGAACCACAACAAGGAGTCGGGCAAGACCGGCGGCGTCGACCTCTACGTCGGCGGCGTCGAGCACGCGGTGCTGCACCTGCTCTACTCGCGTTTCTGGCACAAGATCCTGTTCGATCTGGGCTACGTCGACACTCCAGAACCGTTCTACAAGCTTTTCAACCAAGGCATGATCCAGGCCTACGCCTACACCGACGACCGCGGTCAATATGTGCCCGCCGCCGAGGTGAAGGAGGGACCGGCCGATGCGTCCGGCGAGCCGACGTTCACCTACAACGGGGAGCACGCCAATCGCGAGTTCGGCAAGATGGGCAAGAGCCTCAAGAACATCATCACGCCCGACGACATGTACGCACGTTATGGTGCCGACACGTTCCGCCTCTATGAGATGAGCATGGGCCCGCTCGACGAGTCCCGTCCTTGGAACGACCGCAACGTCGTGGGCGGCATGCGCTTCCTGCAGCGTCTCTGGCGCAACGTCGTTGACGAGAATACTGGCGAGGTCACCATTTCGGAAGAGGCTCCCGATGCCAAGACGCTGAAGCTGTTGAACAACACCATCGCCGATGTGACCGTCGAGATGGAAAACATGCGTCCCAACACGGCCATTGCCAAGCTCATCGTTCTCAACAATAAACTGACCGGGCTGAAAGCCGTGCCGCGTGCCGCCGTCGAACCGCTGATTCTCATGCTTTCGCCAATCGCCCCGCATATCTGCGAGGAACTCTGGCAAAAGCTCGGACACTCCGATTCCCTGGCGCATGAGCCGTGGCCGAAGGTCGACGAGCGTTACGTCGGCGAGGACACCGTCACTGCCGTGGTGCAGATCAAGGGCAAGGTCCGTGCCAAGCTCGAGGTCAGCCCTTCGATCGACCCCGACGAGCTCAAGGACATGGCTCTGAAAGCTGTCGCTGATCGTCTGGGAGGCAAGGAACCGCGCAAGGTCATCGTCAAGGCCCCGAAGATAGTCTCCATCGTTCCGGCCGAATAG
- a CDS encoding helix-hairpin-helix domain-containing protein: MGIHFNGITHDESQFLTKRLYSSAMLQAEPPENEPHGLRQDLDEHLLRVGLPPLPPIDTWLIEPEDKSENTSDSKLKKQSESIDHTLEVDDFDSVIDGSVSEALQADSSVKSAAKQQTIPRLVFKPTQAVVVILVLVVALCASLTMLVTQTINYNKQQAEASSISTTATRGGSTVKGSGPTQGNALKSGGAAGSASTSVGVGGQNTGTVGTSTSADPSAESESSGAQSGASNSGSNLINLNTADSTQLQQIKGVGPVMAQKIIDYRTSIGRFTSVDQLLKVSGIGQKTLEKIRGQVTV; encoded by the coding sequence ATGGGTATTCATTTCAATGGCATAACGCACGATGAAAGCCAGTTTTTGACGAAACGGCTATATTCCTCTGCCATGTTACAGGCTGAGCCACCTGAAAATGAACCGCACGGACTCAGGCAGGATCTTGATGAGCATCTGCTGCGAGTCGGTCTGCCGCCGTTACCGCCCATTGATACCTGGCTTATCGAACCGGAAGACAAGTCTGAAAACACGTCAGATAGCAAACTAAAAAAGCAGTCTGAAAGTATTGACCACACTTTAGAGGTTGATGATTTTGATTCTGTCATAGATGGTTCTGTGAGCGAAGCTTTGCAAGCGGATTCGAGTGTTAAATCTGCTGCCAAGCAACAAACCATACCAAGATTAGTGTTCAAACCCACCCAGGCGGTTGTCGTGATTCTGGTGTTGGTGGTGGCGTTGTGCGCGAGCCTGACAATGCTGGTGACGCAGACCATCAACTACAACAAGCAGCAGGCCGAAGCCTCTTCCATCAGTACAACTGCGACACGTGGCGGTTCCACAGTTAAAGGTTCAGGTCCAACACAAGGGAATGCTTTGAAATCCGGTGGAGCTGCCGGTTCTGCATCAACATCAGTTGGAGTTGGAGGGCAAAATACTGGCACGGTTGGGACGTCAACATCAGCAGATCCATCTGCAGAATCCGAATCTTCTGGTGCGCAATCCGGGGCTTCAAACAGCGGCAGTAATCTCATCAATCTCAATACTGCGGACAGTACACAGCTACAACAGATCAAGGGCGTGGGGCCGGTGATGGCGCAAAAAATCATTGACTATCGTACCTCCATCGGCCGTTTCACGAGCGTCGACCAGCTGCTCAAGGTTTCAGGTATCGGTCAGAAGACACTGGAAAAGATACGCGGGCAGGTGACGGTCTGA